A single window of Narcine bancroftii isolate sNarBan1 chromosome 1, sNarBan1.hap1, whole genome shotgun sequence DNA harbors:
- the pip5kl1 gene encoding phosphatidylinositol 4-phosphate 5-kinase-like protein 1 isoform X4 translates to MGKKYFIIMQSVFYPDERIQARYDIKGCQVSRWTEPAPEGSNIIVVFKDMNFEGSTIDLDQQRSWLVRQVNIDTEYLRALHVLDYSLLVAHQPLHLDERRQSWSFANVILRTKKSMTSGGSPSHSTGTPVPGLVEEESRVLVSEVVSGTDECRVKEVSRAMLTSVGSSGSEMELADLTAQNRRLLPNCKNSLHVIDGAQTRYFMGVIDIFTVYGFRKKLEYLWKSIRYRGQSFSTVNPNKYSKRLCQWVEDHTI, encoded by the exons AAATACTTCATCATAATGCAGAGTGTGTTTTACCCTGATGAGCGAATACAAGCCCG ATATGACATCAAGGGTTGTCAAGTTAGTCGATGGACAGAACCTGCCCCTGAGGGTAGCAACATTATTGTAGTATTTAAAGACATGAACTTCGAAGGGAGCACGATTGACCTGG ACCAGCAACGATCTTGGCTTGTTCGTCAAGTAAACATTGACACAGAGTATCTCAGAGCACTACATGTTCTGGACTACAGCCTCCTGGTGGCCCATCAACCTTTGCACCTCGACGAGCGGCGCCAGAGTTGGTCCTTTGCAAATGTCATTCTCCGTACCAAGAA GTCGATGACTAGTGGCGGCAGTCCCAGTCACTCCACTGGGACTCCAGTTCCAGGGCTGGTGGAAGAAGAATCAAGAGTGCTGGTGTCTGAGGTGGTAAGCGGCACAGATGAGTGCCGCGTGAAGGAGGTTTCCAGGGCAATGTTAACTTCAGTAGGCAGCAGTGGGTCAGAGATGGAACTAGCTGATTTAACAGCCCAGAATCGCCGACTATTGCCCAACTGCAAGAACTCTTTGCATGTTATTGATGGGGCCCAGACTCGTTACTTCATGGGAGTCATTGACATCTTCACTGTTTACGGGTTCCGTAAGAAGCTGGAATACCTGTGGAAATCTATCAGATATCGGGGTCAGTCCTTCTCCACAGTCAACCCTAACAAATACTCCAAGCGACTGTGCCAGTGGGTTGAGGACCACACAATTTAG